TTTTTATATGTAAATTTGAAAAATCAAATTACTTAATTTCTTTGTGAAGTGTGTGCTTTCTTAAGAAAGGATTGTACTTCTTAACTTCAAGTCTCTCTGGATGAGTCTTTTTGTTTTTAGTAGTTGTGTAACGAGATGGAGTTTGTCCATTCTTTCTCGCTTCTGTACACTCAAGTGTAATAATAACTCTTGGCCCCTTTGCCATAACTGCCTCCTAAAATATATAAAACTTTAAAATTGTTTTCTCTAATTTATACAAATTACAATTCGTAGGTTAGAAACTTACTAGAAATACATTGTCATGGCAAGGGCCAACTGCTAAAAATACAGCATGGAAACACAAAATCTTGTAAATCTCAAAAATTGGAACTTCGCCCACTACAATAGTGAGCACTTTAAATCATTCATTGGAATGACTGGAGATATCCAAGAAGTTGATGGCCAAATAAAAGAGCTAATCCTCTATTCTGTTACAGTTGTGGACGGTGAAGATCTTGAGGTTTTTCAACGAGATTTCAGCTCTTTAAAGAGCGCCATTGATTTTATCAATGAAAAATATGGACATTGGCAATTTAACGACCCGACAGATAAGTCTGGAGGTGGCTGCAGCTCTTGTAGCGCACATTAAAAATGCCCATCTCAGCTATGGAAGCACTACATTAGATCTTGACAAATGGTCCTATATGGGCGAAATTGCTCAAATCTCTAATTAATACTAAATCAGCATTGTACCAAGCAATGCAAAAGATAACGAGGTTTAAAATGAAAAAAGGTATTCACCCAGAGTACAGAGACGTTCTTTTCCATGACATCTCTGCAGACACAAAATTTGTAGTTAAATCAACAATCAAAGCTGATTCAGAAGAAGAGTTTGATGGGAAAACTTACCCATACGTAAAACTTGATATCTCAAGTCTTTCTCACCCATTCTATACAGGAAAAACTAAAGTTCTTGATACTGAAGGTCGTATCGATAAATTCAGAAAGAAATTTGGTACTTCTTACGCTTCACTTGGGAAGAAAAAGTAATTATCGAATCAAAATTTTCGAATATAAAAGAAGCCTCGCATTGCGAGGCTTTTTTATTTATAATTTAAGATATGAAATTTCTAATCACTATCTTTATTGCACAGCTAAGTTTTGCCAACCTCGATAACAAGATCAATTATATCGCCGACATTCTGTTAAAAGAGCAATACCTAATTAATGACTCAAAAGAACGTGCAGACTTTGTTAAAAGACAGCTGATAGAAAAGTCTGCAAAAAGCTTAGACAATAAAAAGCTTGAAAAAATCATTGATGACAATACAAGCTTCGTTGATATCAAAGAAGAAATAAAAAAACGTATTAAGGCCAATTATACAGAAAATGAAGTGAATCGACTGATGGCCATTCTTGAAACAAAGGAAATGAGAAAACTTGCCAAGGATGTCCTTTCAAAAATCTTAACAATGCCCCACTTCAAGATGGATAAAGAAAAAATTATCTACGAAGTCAAAGAGCTGAAGTCTAAATAATCTTAAAAATAAATTATTTATTTTATCAGTAAATTACATTTCATTATTTTCATAAGTTAGCTCTCTTAACCAAAGACAGCCTAAAGAAACCCCTTTATTTACAAACACTTACACACTCTCCCGACTAAAGAAATAAAGTATATTTACCGAATAAAGTGAAACTGAACATGTATCACTTAAGGGGGAATAGTGAGTAAATTATTAAAAAGAGTATTTCTACTTCTATCTGTTTTATCACTTCTAGCAAGTTGTTCTTCTATCAACTCATATCAAGCAAGAGAGTATGCTGAGTGGAAAGCAAAAGGACTTGAAGTGAAAGAAAAAGATGAAACATTGGCCGCAGTTTTAAATATCCTGCCAGGTGTAGGAGATTTCTATAATGGCGATGTACCTAATGGTGTTGTAAACCTACTCTTTTGGCCACTGTCAGTTGCTTGGGCACCTGCAGGTGGAGCACAAGGAGCAAAGGTAAGAAATTATCATGCAACGAAAGCACACGTCGACTCACTTGAAAAAAATAAAAAAGCGCTTCTAAGTGAACTTGATACCGCCTTTATGACTAATATGATTTCAAAGAAGGCCTATATTATTGGAAAGCAAAAAATCACAAGTATGGATTTAATCGAGTTTAGATCAGGCGTAAGACTTCAGGACGTCCTGACAGCACCACTTAATCGTCTACCAGCTAGTAAAAAGTAAATATCTAAGGGAGCCTTATGCTCCCTTATTCAACACCTTCAACTTCAATAGTCTTTACACGAACAGTAGAATTTTCAAGTTCCTTATCAATTGTATAGCGAACACAAATACCAGAGGAAATCTCTTCTAATTGCTTAACAACTTTCTTCTTAAAGAGTTTCTTAGGAACTTCTAAAGTCACAGACTTATTATTTTCATCACAGACATCCCAAAGGAATGCGTGCTTAACATTTTTCTTTAAACGAATAATTCTTGCTTTACCGCTCTTATCTTCAATTTGGTTTAATGCATAGAAGTGAATTGTTGCAGGCATGACCTTACGATCTAATTTTGCAACTTGCGAAAGAGACTCGAGCTCGAAGTCCAATGAAGTTTTAATTGATTGGTGACACCAGTCATCGATCCCTTCAAGAGGACAAGTCCCCTGTCCCATACATGGATATTGAATTTTGTAATCGATTAAGAGAAGCTTCTTTCTTAAAGCAAGAAGGTCTTTAAATACATCTTTTGTTCCAGGTTCAATACAAATGATAAATTTAGGATTGTAGCGCTTAATAATCTTAAAGGCCGCAGGCATTCCCATTTCATTGATCGAATTACCAAAAATAAGAGTTCTTGGAGCATCGTCAACATTTGGTAGAGTTTGAGAAAAACCAATTTTAGGATTTTGAAAATACTCATTATTAAGCTTATTGGCCTGTTCAATCATAAGCTTAGATTCATCAACTCCTGTGAAAGAAAGAGCATCCGAAAAAAGCTCACTTGCGGCAAAAACATAAGTTCCAGGTCCTGTTCCAATATCTAAGATGTGAGTTTTAGAAATTTCGGCTTTCATCTGCTCGCTTAAATGCTCAGTTAAAAACTCAAGCTTAAGAGCATTTGTTGGAAAGTAGAATGATGTATAGGCACTGATTAAATCCTCATCAGAGTAGTTATTCTTAAGCTTAGTACGCTCACTAGTAAATTGTGTCGACTGAGTCCCAATAAGTTTTGCAAGTTGCTGCTTATTAAGATTTGGATTTAAGAGACTCTTTAAAATTTTATCGTATTCAAACATTTCTACTTCCTAAAAAAAAGGCCCAAGAAATCCTTGGGC
The sequence above is a segment of the Halobacteriovorax sp. DA5 genome. Coding sequences within it:
- a CDS encoding small ribosomal subunit Rsm22 family protein translates to MFEYDKILKSLLNPNLNKQQLAKLIGTQSTQFTSERTKLKNNYSDEDLISAYTSFYFPTNALKLEFLTEHLSEQMKAEISKTHILDIGTGPGTYVFAASELFSDALSFTGVDESKLMIEQANKLNNEYFQNPKIGFSQTLPNVDDAPRTLIFGNSINEMGMPAAFKIIKRYNPKFIICIEPGTKDVFKDLLALRKKLLLIDYKIQYPCMGQGTCPLEGIDDWCHQSIKTSLDFELESLSQVAKLDRKVMPATIHFYALNQIEDKSGKARIIRLKKNVKHAFLWDVCDENNKSVTLEVPKKLFKKKVVKQLEEISSGICVRYTIDKELENSTVRVKTIEVEGVE
- the rpmG gene encoding 50S ribosomal protein L33, which translates into the protein MAKGPRVIITLECTEARKNGQTPSRYTTTKNKKTHPERLEVKKYNPFLRKHTLHKEIK
- a CDS encoding type B 50S ribosomal protein L31, with protein sequence MKKGIHPEYRDVLFHDISADTKFVVKSTIKADSEEEFDGKTYPYVKLDISSLSHPFYTGKTKVLDTEGRIDKFRKKFGTSYASLGKKK